A part of Kineococcus rhizosphaerae genomic DNA contains:
- a CDS encoding diguanylate cyclase domain-containing protein, whose translation MNRDDWLALAQTELQDATTGAPTAVVAGPAPSAEGARLAALHEYGLLDTPADDELSAVVRAAAVVAGVPHATLNLIDEHRQCQLTTVGFEGADSARADSMCALHFEDGEVVHVTDASLDGRYARNPWVDGRLARVRFYASAPLVTPAGHALGSLCVFDTVPGSLSERRLDVLRDLAGVLVALFERRRQVRREAEQRRQAAEARELAVLAMAESEARWELSEVVAETVDTGLVTVDADGQVTSLNRAVRQWQGPSHLERPTYLAADGATALEAHELPWLRALREGAVQGAEVVLAAPGRAPRTLVCSGRAMSRADGTPLGAVVALNDVTRDRERERALAEAHAETERAHAAIAQAHAALEQHTRRVQALADASRALAAAQEPQEAVCTLLRELTGADAAYLLRPATVDGVDGLRAVALSNLHAGDVFYPATASSLAGTCFTSSAQVFVADVRTHPLASRRHVESSGVVSGLWQPVVLPGQRTVGVLGVFWRSPLAQLPEHDVLALQTLSGEVAHAVERADLLQRLERAAERDPLTGLANRRRWDEAITGEVARAARTGAPLSVALLDLDRFKAYNDTYGHLGGDVLLREFAAAAADCLREVDTLARWGGEEFVLALPGCTAEAAVAVADRIRAAVPRGQSCTVGIAQWQPGLGADDVIARADEALYRGKEGGRDATVVHGADDPVPVGPAA comes from the coding sequence GTGAACCGAGACGACTGGCTCGCCCTGGCGCAGACGGAGCTGCAGGACGCGACGACCGGTGCGCCCACCGCCGTCGTCGCCGGGCCGGCCCCCTCGGCCGAGGGCGCCCGGCTCGCGGCGCTGCACGAGTACGGCCTCCTCGACACCCCCGCCGACGACGAGCTGTCGGCCGTGGTGCGGGCCGCCGCGGTGGTCGCCGGGGTGCCGCACGCCACGCTCAACCTCATCGACGAGCACCGCCAGTGCCAGCTGACCACGGTCGGCTTCGAGGGCGCGGACTCGGCGCGCGCGGACTCGATGTGCGCCCTGCACTTCGAGGACGGCGAGGTCGTCCACGTCACCGACGCCTCCCTGGACGGCCGCTACGCCCGCAACCCGTGGGTGGACGGCCGGCTCGCGCGCGTCCGCTTCTACGCCTCCGCCCCGCTGGTCACCCCCGCCGGGCACGCCCTGGGCTCGCTGTGCGTCTTCGACACCGTCCCCGGGTCCCTCAGCGAGCGCCGGCTCGACGTCCTGCGCGACCTGGCCGGGGTCCTGGTCGCGCTGTTCGAGCGCCGGCGCCAGGTCCGGCGGGAGGCCGAGCAGCGGCGGCAGGCCGCCGAGGCGCGCGAGCTGGCGGTCCTGGCCATGGCCGAGTCCGAGGCCCGCTGGGAGCTGAGCGAGGTCGTGGCCGAGACCGTCGACACCGGCCTGGTGACCGTCGACGCCGACGGGCAGGTCACCTCGCTGAACCGCGCCGTGCGCCAGTGGCAGGGCCCCTCCCACCTCGAACGGCCCACCTACCTGGCCGCGGACGGCGCCACCGCCCTGGAGGCGCACGAGCTGCCGTGGCTGCGCGCCCTGCGCGAGGGGGCCGTCCAGGGCGCCGAGGTCGTCCTGGCCGCGCCCGGCCGGGCCCCGCGCACCCTGGTGTGCTCGGGCCGGGCGATGAGCCGGGCCGACGGCACCCCCCTGGGCGCTGTGGTCGCCCTGAACGACGTCACCCGCGACCGCGAGCGCGAGCGGGCGCTGGCCGAGGCCCACGCGGAGACGGAACGGGCGCACGCGGCCATCGCGCAGGCCCACGCGGCCCTGGAGCAGCACACCCGGCGCGTCCAGGCCCTGGCCGACGCCTCCCGCGCCCTGGCCGCGGCCCAGGAGCCGCAGGAGGCGGTGTGCACGCTGCTGCGCGAGCTCACCGGCGCCGACGCGGCGTACCTGCTGCGCCCGGCGACGGTCGACGGCGTCGACGGGCTGCGGGCCGTGGCCCTGTCCAACCTGCACGCCGGTGACGTGTTCTACCCGGCCACCGCCTCGTCCCTGGCCGGGACCTGCTTCACCTCCTCGGCCCAGGTCTTCGTCGCCGACGTCCGGACCCACCCGCTCGCCTCCCGCCGGCACGTCGAGTCCAGCGGGGTCGTCTCCGGGCTCTGGCAGCCGGTGGTGCTGCCGGGGCAGCGCACCGTCGGCGTCCTGGGCGTCTTCTGGCGCTCCCCGCTGGCCCAGCTGCCCGAGCACGACGTGCTGGCGCTGCAGACGCTGTCGGGGGAGGTGGCCCACGCCGTCGAGCGCGCCGACCTGCTGCAGCGCCTGGAGCGGGCCGCCGAGCGCGACCCCCTGACCGGGCTGGCCAACCGACGCCGCTGGGACGAGGCGATCACCGGGGAGGTGGCCCGCGCCGCGCGGACCGGGGCACCGCTGAGCGTGGCGCTGCTGGACCTGGACCGCTTCAAGGCCTACAACGACACCTACGGCCACCTGGGCGGGGACGTGCTGCTGCGCGAGTTCGCCGCCGCCGCCGCCGACTGCCTGCGGGAGGTGGACACCCTGGCCCGCTGGGGCGGGGAGGAGTTCGTCCTGGCCCTGCCCGGGTGCACGGCCGAGGCTGCCGTGGCGGTGGCCGACCGCATCCGCGCGGCCGTGCCGCGCGGGCAGTCCTGCACCGTCGGCATCGCCCAGTGGCAGCCGGGCCTGGGGGCCGACGACGTGATCGCCCGCGCCGACGAGGCCCTGTACCGGGGCAAGGAGGGCGGGCGCGACGCCACCGTCGTGCACGGGGCGGACGACCCCGTCCCGGTGGGCCCGGCCGCGTGA